The Zhihengliuella sp. ISTPL4 genomic interval TCCGCGTCCTCGTCGCGACCGACGTCGCGGCCCGCGGTGTGCACGTCGACAACGTCGATCTCGTCGTCCACGTCGATCCGCCCGTCGAGCACAAGGCGTACCTCCACCGTTCCGGACGCACGGCCCGGGCCGGCGCTGCCGGCACGGTCGTCACCGTGGTCCTCCCCGAGCAGCGCCGTGATGTGAAGGACCTCCTGCGCAAGGCCGCGATCACGGCCCCGCTGGAGAACCTCACCGCCGACGCGGTCACCGAGCTCGTCCCGGAGCGTGCACCGCACGTGCGCCCCGCTCCCCCGCAGCCGCAGCAGCAGCGCTCCGCGAAGCAGCGGCCGGCGGGCGGCGAGAAGAGCTCCGCGACCACTCCGCCGTCCCGCCGTCGTCGTCGCCCGCGGTCCGCAGGCCAGGGCGGTGCGCCCGGCTCGCAGCGCCAGGGCGGCCAGGGCCGCCAGGGCACGCGCGGGGCTCAGGGCCGCTGACCCCGGTTCGCGCCTGACGACAGCGAAGGCCCCCTCGCACTCCGGTGCGAGGGGGCCTTCGGCGTTTGCGACGCCGCGCTCAGCGCGTCGGGAACGCGCGCTCCGGCGACCCCGTGTAGAGCTGCTGCGGGCGGCCGATCTTGGTCTGCGGGTCGAGCTGCAGCTCGCGCCACTGGGCGAGCCAGCCGGGAAGGCGGCCGATCGCGAAGAGCACGGTGAACATGCGCGTGGGGAAGCCCATCGCCTTGTAGATCACGCCGGTGTAGAAGTCGACGTTCGGGTACAGGCGACGCTCGCGGAAGTAGTCGTCGGCGAGGGCGATCTCCTCGAGCTCCTTCGCGAGGTCCAGGAGCGGATCCGTCACGCCGAGCGAGTTCAGCACCTCGTCTGCGGCTTCCTTGACGAGCTTGGCGCGCGGGTCGTAGTTCTTGTAGACCCGGTGGCCGAAGCCCATCAGCTTCACGCCCTCTTCCTTGTTCTTCACCCGCTCGACGAAGCGCGACACGCTCTGGCCCGAGTCGCGGATCTGGCCGAGCATGGTGAGGACGGCCTCGTTCGCGCCGCCGTGCAGCGGTCCGGAGAGCGCCTGGATGCCGGCCGAGACGGAGGCGAACTGGTTGGCACCCGTCGAGCCGACGAGGCGGACCGTGGAGGTCGAGGCGTTCTGCTCGTGGTCCTCGTGCAGGATGAGCAGCAGCTCGAGCGCCTTCACCATCGTCGGATTGATCTCGTACGGCTCGGAGTTCACGCCGAAGTTGAGCTTGAGGAAATTCTCGACGAACCCGAGCGAGTTGTCCGGGTAGAGGAACGCCTGTCCGACGCTCTTCTTGTGCGCGTATGCGGCGATGACCGGGAGCTTGGCGAGCATGCGGATGGTGTTCAGCTCGACGTGCTCGGGGTTGTGCGGGTCGGTCTGCCCCTCGTAGTACGTCGACAGGGCCGCGACGGCGGAGGACAGCACCGACATCGGGTGGGCGGTGTGCGGCAGCGCGGAGAAGAAGCGCTTGAGGTCTTCGTGCAGCAGCGTGTGGCGACGGATCTTCTCGTCGAACTCCGCGAGCTCCGTGGCGGACGGCAGCTCCCCGTAGATGAGCAGCCACGCGACCTCGAGGTAGCTGGTGCTGCCGGCGAGCTGCTCGATCGGATAGCCGCGGTACCGCAGGATGCCCTTGTCCCCGTCGATGAAGGTGATGTCCGACTTGGTGGAGGCGGTGTTGACGAAGCCGTAGTCGAGCCCCGTGTATCCGGTCTGACGCGTCAACGTCGAGAAGTCGATGCTGTCGTGGCCCGCGGTACCGCGCACCAGGGGGAATTCGGCGGTGGTGTCGCCGATCGTCAGCTTCGCCGTCTGGTCTGCCGCAGCGCTCACGCGGACCTCCTCCTTCTGTCTGATCGCCCCGGCGTCGCGGGCGTCAGCAAGTTCTTGATCAAGCCGGAACTGGCGATCTCTCGGGCGCTGAGCGCCTGGCCGGGTGCCGACCGAATCGCCTTTACAGCCTAGTCGTCACACAGGCCTACTGTGACAACCGCCAAAGGGATCGGCACAGCAGGGAGGGTTCCTACAGATCCGCTCCGCGCAGGCGCCGGGCCGCCTCGGCGACGCGGTCCGTCGGCGCCGTCAGCGACAGTCGCACATGCTCCGGAGAGGAAGCGCCGTAGAAGTGCCCGGGTCCGGCGAGGATCCCGAGGTGGGCAAGGCGCGCCATCGACTCCCAGGCGTCGCGACCCTCGGTCGCCCACAGATAGAGTCCGGCCTCCGAGCCATCGATACGGAAGCCGGCCGCCTGGACGGCCGGAAGCAGCAGCCCGCGCCGCTCGCGGTAGAGCTCCTTCTGCGCCGCGACGTGCGCCTCGTCACCGAGGGCGACGGCCATCGCCTGCTGGACGGGCGCGGGCGGCATGAGGCCGAGATGCTTGCGCGCGGTGAGGAGATCGCCGACCACACGGGCGCAGCCGGCGACGAAGGCCGCGCGGTATCCCGCGAGGTTGGACTGCTTGCTCAGCGAATAGACGCTGAGCAGGTTCGCCCGCGTGCCGCCGGTCACCCGCGGGTCGAGCACCGACGGGATGGGTTCGTCGGCCCAGGGACCGTCCCATCCCAGTTCGGCGTAGCACTCGTCGCTGGCCAGCACCGCACCCAGCTCGCGTGCCCGCTGCACCGCAACGGCGAGCTCGTCGACGGTCCACGTGCGGCCGTCCGGATTGCCCGGGCTGTTGATCCAGATGAGCTTGGTACCCACCGGCCATTCCGCCGGGTCGTCAGCGGCGACCGGCGTGGCGCCCGCGACCCGCGCGCCGACGTCGTACGTCGGGTACGCCACCCGGGGGTGCACGACGAGATCGCCCTCGCCGAGGCCCAGCAGCGTGGGCAGCAGGGCGACGAGCTCCTTGGAGCCGATGGTCGGCAGGACGTTGTCGACCCGGAGGCCCGGGACGCCGCGCTGGCGGGCATACCAGTCGACGATGGCCTCCCGGAGCGCGGGGGTGCCGACGGTCTGCGGATAGGCGTGGGCATCGGTCGCCTCGGCGAGCGCCCGGCGGATGACCTCCGGTGTGGGGTCGACCGGCGAGCCGACGGAGAGGTCGACGAGACCGTCCGGGTGCCGGGCGGCGCGCTCGCGGTAAGGGACGACGGCATCCCAGGGATAGTCGGCGAGGTCGCGGACGCTCACGGCGTGCGCCTACTCGCCCTGGGGCGGGAGCGCGGCGATGATCGGGTGGTCGAACGGGTAGACGCCGACCTTGGCGGCGCCGCCGGGCGAGCCGATCTCGTCGAAGAACTCGACGTTGGCCTTGTAGTAGTCCTGCCACTCGTCGGGAAGGTCGTCCTCGTAGTAGATCGCCTCGACGGGGCAGACCGGCTCGCAGGCCCCGCAGTCCACGCACTCGTCGGGGTGGATGTAGAGCGACCGTTCGCCCTCGTAGATGCAGTCAACGGGGCACTCGTCGATGCAGGCGCGATCCTTGACATCGACGCACGGGAGGGCGATCACATACGTCACCCCCTCAGTCTACGACCCGCGGACCTCGGGTTCCTCCGAGGACGGTCCGGACGAGCGCACCGGCTGCCGGGAGAAGGACGGCCAGGCGATCACCAGAAGGACGATGCCGGCGGCGAGATAGGTCCAGATGCGTCCGGCGAGCGAATCCTGCACGACGACGGAGCCGCCGGGACCCACGCCCGAGATGATCACGAGCATCCCCAGCATCCCGAGACCTGCGGCCACGGCCGCCCCCCGATCGTGGGTGAGCGCACGGACGGCGATGAGGATCGCGGCGCAGGCGACGGCGGCGACGATGAGGCCGATCGGGATCGGTCCCCACATGACGCTGTGTGCGATGGTCCCGGCCACGCCGTAGACCCCACCCACCAGGGCAGCGGCCACCCAGGACAGCACCCTCGACAACCACTTCCCGCGCACCCCCCGATCCTACCCGGGCGCCGTCCGGCGCGACGACGTCTCAGGCGGCGAGATCGAACAGCCGCAGCAGCGCCGCGACGAGCGCAGCGGCCGCGACCACCACCAGGAAGGACTGCCGCAGCCAGAGCAGCCCGGCCGCGACCAGCAGCGCGGGAACCCGGGCGTCCACGGTGATGGCCTGCCCGTCGCCGAGGGACTGCACCGCGACGAGCGCGGCGAGCAGGGCAACGGTGAGGAGATCCGAGATGCGGGCGGGGCCCGGCGCTTCGAGCACCTTCGGGGGCACGAGATAGCCCACGGCCTTCAGGGCGAGGCAGACCAAGGCGGCAAGGAGGATGGCGCTCCAGAGACTCATGCGCCGGCCTCCGCGTCGCGGGCCCGTGCGGGTCGCGGCGTTCCCAGCCAGTTGAACCAGCCGACCACGATCGCGACGAGCGCGGCGACGAGGACCGGCAGCCCCGGCAGGAGGAACGGCGTGAGCGCTGCCGCCACCACGGCCGCCGCGATCCCGACGACGATGGCCTGCCGCTGGCGCAGGCGCGGCCACAGCAGGGCGAGGAAGGCGGCGGCCGCCGCCGCGTCCAGACCCCACGTCTTCGGGTCGCCGAGCACGTCGCCGACGAGCGCGCCGATGAGCGTCGTGAGGTTCCAGCCGAGGAAGATGCCGATGCCGGTGACCCAGAAGCCCACCCGGCGGAGGCGCGGGTCGTCCTGCGCGATCGCCACGGCGGTGGACTCGTCGATCGTGAAGTGTGCCGCGGCGGCTCGTCTCGCCGGTCCGCCGCCGATGAGCGGGGACATGCGCATGCCGTAGGCGACGTTGCGCACACCGAGGAGCGCAGCCGACGCGATCGCCGAAGGCAGTGCGGCGAGGCCGCCCGCGGCGAACACCCCGACGAAGGCGAACTGCGATCCCCCGGTGAACATCAGGAGGCTGAGCACGCACGTCTGCCAGACGTCCAGCCCGGCGGCGACCGCGAGGGCACCGAACGACACCCCGTAAGCACTCGTCGCGAGGACGACCCCGAGCGCCTCACGCCAGACTTCGCGCTCAGCGGTCACGGGAACTCACCCATCCCACCGTTCTCTTCACTGAACACACGCTCATCATTCTGAACATCCGGGCAGGCATAGTCAAGCGAACGATCGTTTGCCATGATGAACGCATGGACGATCTCCGCACCCGCATCGCCCGCACGCTCCGCCGCGAGCGCGAGGCGGCGCACCTGTCCGTCTCCGAACTCGCGAGGAGAGCGGGCATCTCCAAGGCCACCGTCTCTCAGCTCGAGAGCGGCGCCGGAAATCCGAGCGTGGAGACGCTGTGGGCGCTGGGTGTCGCGCTCGGCGTACCCTTCGCGGTGCTCGTCGACCAGCAAGCCAACGCCCCCACCCTCATCCGCGCCGACGACCTCGCGGGCGTGCCGTCCTCCGCCGCGGCCTATAGCGCCACTCTGCTCTCCGCGAGCCCTCCCGGCGCCCGGAGAGACGTCTACCTCATCCAGGCGGAACCCGGCGACCCCCGCCGGTCCGACCCCCACCACGCGGGCACGATCGAGCACGTGATCCTCATCGCCGGACAGGCACGGGTCGGCCCCCCCGACGATGCCGTGGTGCTGAACCCCGGCGACTATCTGACCTATGCCGGCGACGTCGCGCACGTCTTCGAGGCGGTCGAGCCCGGCACGAGCGCCGTCCTCATCTCCGAGCTGCGCTGAGGTTCACTCCCCCGACCCCGTGGGCGATGGGTCGGGGATCTCGTGCGGTCGGTACTGCGGCAGGCGCGACGCGGGCAGGATCGCGAGCGCGCTCACCGCGGCGAGGATCAGAAGGCCGAGTTTCAGCGTGCGCAGCCGCGACTCCTCGTTCACGGCGACCGCGGCGTCGACCTGCTCCGGCGTCGCATCCGTGGTCTCCAGCACCGTGCGCAGATCGTCGTTGCTGATGAAGTTCACCTCGTTCAGGTCGACCTGCGACACCAGGGACGGCGGCAGTTCGGGGTGCTCCACGACCGCCCGCCCCACGTTGAGGGCGAGCAGCGAGACCAGCAGCGCTCCGGCGAGCGCCGTCCCGACGGCGGAGGCGAGGTTCTGCGTGGTGCCGCGCAGCGACCCGACGTCACCCGCGAGCTCCGCGGGCGCCGCCGTCACGAGCACGTTGAACACCAAGGTCACCAGAGCACCCTGGCCGATGCCGAACACGATGAGCCCGGCGATGGTCGGCACCGTCTCCCAGTTGTTCGTCACCACGACGGACAGCCAGACGAGCGCCGCCGTCGTGAGGATGAACCCGAACACGCCGATCGTCCGCGGCGGGTAGCGCTTGTAGAACCGCACGACGAGTGTCGCCGTGATGAACACCGTGAGGTTGAACGGCATCATCGCGAGAGAGGTGTCGAACGGCGTGCGCCCCTGGACGATCTGGATGTACAGCGGGATCGTGAAGTTCACGCAGGCCTCGAGCGCGACGACGATGAACATCGCATACACCGCGGCGCGCTCCCGGGACGAGCCCAGCACGCTGAGGTCGATCAACGGGACCTTTCCCTCGGCCATCCGCTTCCGTGTCCACAGGAAGAACCCCTGGCCCAGCACGATGCCCAGCACGATGAAGACCGGCGCCGGCGACAGACCGAGGACCGAGAACGGCGCGGACGGGGCCGCCGCGAGCGCTCCCCAGCTGTTGAGGTTGTTGAACCCGAGGGTGAGGAGCACGATGGCTGCACCGATGAGGAGAGCGGCGACGAGGTCGATGCGGATCGCCGCATCGCCGCGATCACCGCGCAGCGTGAAGCTCAGCGCGAAGACGGCGACCGCGATCGCCAGGACGAGGATGAACAGCGGCCGCCACCCGACCAGCGTGCCCAGCGTGCCGCCGATGAGGAAGGCGCTCACCCCGGAGATCGCCCGGGCCGAGCCGATCGCGCCGATCGCGGTGGCCTGCTGCGGTCCCCGGTAGTTCTCCGCGATCAGAGCCACGATCGAGGGGACGATGATCGCGGCCGCCGCCCCCGCCACGGCCTGACCGGCGATCGCCCACCAGACGGTCGGCGCGAGCAGCATCATGACGGCGGATCCGGCGAAGAGCGCGACGACGACACGGAAGATCAGCACCCACCCGACGCGCTGTCCGAGCTTGGCCCCGGTCATCACGAGAGCCGCGACCGCGAGGCCGTACATCACGATCGTCGTGCTCGCGACGGTCGGCGGCACGCCGAAGTCGCTCACCATGCCGCCGAGCGAGATCGGCAGCGCTGCGACATTGAAGGACATGAGCACCTGTGCGAGGAACAGGCTGACCATCGGCAGCCAGGACGTCTTCGCGGGGGCGGGGGCCGTGCGTGTCATGAGCGCTCTCCTCCCGCCGACGAGGTACCCGCCCCGCCGGCATGCTTGCGGGCGGGCGCGGAGGCGAAGAGGTTCAGCCCCAGCGACCGCGACAGGTGGCCGATCGCCATCTGCGATCGGATCGAGTTGCCCGCCTCGTCCAGGCGGGGCGAGAACCCGGCGACGGCGCCCTTGCCCGGAGACACCGCGACGAGGCCGCCCGCGACGCCCGACTTGGCGGGCAGACCGATCTCGAACAGCCAGTCACCCGACCGCTCGTACAACCCGCTCGCTGCGACGACGGCGAGCGTGTCGCGGCAGACGTCCGCGGAGACCACCCGCTCCCCCGTCACCGGGTTCACTCCGCCGTCGGCCAGCGTGGCCCCCATGACGGCGAGGTCGTGCGCGGTCACGGAGAGCGCGCACTGGCGGGTGTAGACGTCGACGATCTCATCCGGGTCGCCGGCGAGACGCCCGTAGCTGCGCAGCAGCCAGCCCAGGGCGCGGTTGCGCTCGTTCGACGCCGCCTCGGACGCGTAGACCTCGCCGTCCAGGCTCAGCGGTCGTCCGGCGAACGCGGACAGCCCCTCGCGCACGCGCTCCCACTGCTCCACCGCCGTGGCGCCGGGCATCAGCGCCGTGGTCGCGATCGCCCCGGCGTTGACCATCGGGTTGCGCGGATGCCCGTCGTTGAGCTCCAGCGCCACGACCGAGTTGAAGGCGAGCCCGGTGTTGTTCACCCCCACGATCTCGCGGACCCGCTCGTGGCCGTGCTCCTGGATCGCCAGCGCGTAGACGAACATCTTCGAGATCGACTGGATGGAGAACGGGTGCAGCGCGTCTCCGGCGTCGTGGATGCCTCCGCCGACCTCGATCACCGCGAGCCCGAACAGCTCTGGATCCACCGCGGCGAGCACGGGGATGTAGTCCGCCACCTGCCCGGACGCCTCGTCTGCGTATCGGGCATGGGCTTCGCGGACGAGCTCGTCGACGCGTTCCCAGCCGGGCAGCGAGCCCGTCGAGACCTCCTGCGGAACATCGAGCCAGACGGTGGGGTCGAGCACCACTCCTCCTCGGAAAACGCGACGCCCCCAGCCGTCTCCCTGTCACGGTAGCGTCCGTGACGGGTGACGGCTAGGGGCAATCGTTCGCGAGGGGGCCCGCTCTGCGACTCAGTACCAGTTCATGGCCTGGGAGTGCCCCCAGGCGCTGCACGGCGTGCCGTAGGCATCGGCGATGTACTTTAGGCCCCAGGCGATCTGGGTGGCGGCGTTCGTCTGCCAGTCGGCGCCCGCCGTGGCCATCTTGCTGCCCGGCAGAGCCTGCGGGATGCCGGTTGCTCCGCCGTCGTTGTTGTAGGCCTGGTAGTTCCAGCCGGACTCCTTGTTCCACAGCGAGTTGAGGCAGGAGAACTGGTCTCCGCCCCAGCCGTAGCGGTCCGCCATCATCTGCTGCGCCGTGGCCCGAGCGCCGTCCGGCGTGTTCGCGGAAGCGAGCGCGGCCGCCGCAGCCGCCGCCTTCTCCTCGGCCGCGCGGGCGGCGTCCTCGGCGGCCTTCTTCTCCTGCGCGGCGGTGAACGCCTGCTGGAGCTCTGCCGTGGCGGTCACGACCCTCTCGGTCTCCGCCTCGGCCTGCTCCGCCGTGACGGTCACGAGGACCAGCGGGAGCGTCGATCGGTCGGCGAGGGTCTCCAGGTCGTCTTCGAGCGCCGTGGTGTCGACGGGTGCGGCCGCGCTCACGTCGAGGCCGGACTTCGTCACCTCCGCGGTCAGGCTCTTCGCGGCGGCGACCGCGTCGGTCCCGTCCGAGACGGTCATGACGGCCTGGTCGGCGACGCGGGTGAGGGGCTCGGTCCCCAGGTTCTGGGTCGCGACGGCGGAGGCGGCGTCGGAGCGCTCAGCCCCGGCGGCCGGGGCCGAGGCGAGGCCGACGCTGAGGGTGATGCCGACGAGCGCGGCCGTGGCGGCGCCGAGGGCGATCAGGGGTGTACGGGTGACGGTGGCGCGAGCGGCTGCCGCGTCGGAGGCGCGCCGAAGCGCACGGGTCTTCTGAAGCAAGGCTTTGACTTTCGGGTCGTCGTACGCCCATATCGGGGACTCATCGGGAGCTCGCCCCGGGCGCAAGTCAACGAGTCTGCGTCATCAACCTGAGCGAAAACTAGCCCTCACCTGGGATTTTCATGAGAGAGGGCCCCACGCGGCCAGCTGGCGGCGTGGGGCCCTCTCGAAAGAAGCGCTGAGGATCAGGCGTTCGCGTCCTGACGCTTGAGGCGCGAGGCCTCGCGACCGCGGACGGTCTGGTCGAGGATCACCTTGCGGATGCGGACCTTCTCCGGAGTCACCTCGACGCACTCGTCGTCGCGCGCGAACTCCAGGCTCTCCTCCAGCGTGAGGATGCGCGGCGGCGTCATCGACTCGAAGTTGTCGGCCGTGGAGGAGCGCATGTTGGTGAGCTTCTTCTCCTTGGTGATGTTGACGTCCATGTCATCGGCGCGCGAGTTCTCGCCGATGACCATGCCCTCGTAGACCTCTTCGGTCGGCTGCACGAAGAACGACATGCGCTCCTGCAGCGCGATCATCGCGAACGGGGTGACGACACCCGAGCGGTCGGCCACGATCGAGCCGTTCTGGCGCGTGGTGATCTGCCCCGCCCACGGCTCGT includes:
- a CDS encoding citrate synthase; translated protein: MSAAADQTAKLTIGDTTAEFPLVRGTAGHDSIDFSTLTRQTGYTGLDYGFVNTASTKSDITFIDGDKGILRYRGYPIEQLAGSTSYLEVAWLLIYGELPSATELAEFDEKIRRHTLLHEDLKRFFSALPHTAHPMSVLSSAVAALSTYYEGQTDPHNPEHVELNTIRMLAKLPVIAAYAHKKSVGQAFLYPDNSLGFVENFLKLNFGVNSEPYEINPTMVKALELLLILHEDHEQNASTSTVRLVGSTGANQFASVSAGIQALSGPLHGGANEAVLTMLGQIRDSGQSVSRFVERVKNKEEGVKLMGFGHRVYKNYDPRAKLVKEAADEVLNSLGVTDPLLDLAKELEEIALADDYFRERRLYPNVDFYTGVIYKAMGFPTRMFTVLFAIGRLPGWLAQWRELQLDPQTKIGRPQQLYTGSPERAFPTR
- the dapC gene encoding succinyldiaminopimelate transaminase; translated protein: MSVRDLADYPWDAVVPYRERAARHPDGLVDLSVGSPVDPTPEVIRRALAEATDAHAYPQTVGTPALREAIVDWYARQRGVPGLRVDNVLPTIGSKELVALLPTLLGLGEGDLVVHPRVAYPTYDVGARVAGATPVAADDPAEWPVGTKLIWINSPGNPDGRTWTVDELAVAVQRARELGAVLASDECYAELGWDGPWADEPIPSVLDPRVTGGTRANLLSVYSLSKQSNLAGYRAAFVAGCARVVGDLLTARKHLGLMPPAPVQQAMAVALGDEAHVAAQKELYRERRGLLLPAVQAAGFRIDGSEAGLYLWATEGRDAWESMARLAHLGILAGPGHFYGASSPEHVRLSLTAPTDRVAEAARRLRGADL
- the fdxA gene encoding ferredoxin; amino-acid sequence: MTYVIALPCVDVKDRACIDECPVDCIYEGERSLYIHPDECVDCGACEPVCPVEAIYYEDDLPDEWQDYYKANVEFFDEIGSPGGAAKVGVYPFDHPIIAALPPQGE
- a CDS encoding histidinol dehydrogenase: MRGKWLSRVLSWVAAALVGGVYGVAGTIAHSVMWGPIPIGLIVAAVACAAILIAVRALTHDRGAAVAAGLGMLGMLVIISGVGPGGSVVVQDSLAGRIWTYLAAGIVLLVIAWPSFSRQPVRSSGPSSEEPEVRGS
- a CDS encoding AzlD domain-containing protein, which codes for MSLWSAILLAALVCLALKAVGYLVPPKVLEAPGPARISDLLTVALLAALVAVQSLGDGQAITVDARVPALLVAAGLLWLRQSFLVVVAAAALVAALLRLFDLAA
- a CDS encoding AzlC family ABC transporter permease; amino-acid sequence: MTAEREVWREALGVVLATSAYGVSFGALAVAAGLDVWQTCVLSLLMFTGGSQFAFVGVFAAGGLAALPSAIASAALLGVRNVAYGMRMSPLIGGGPARRAAAAHFTIDESTAVAIAQDDPRLRRVGFWVTGIGIFLGWNLTTLIGALVGDVLGDPKTWGLDAAAAAAFLALLWPRLRQRQAIVVGIAAAVVAAALTPFLLPGLPVLVAALVAIVVGWFNWLGTPRPARARDAEAGA
- a CDS encoding helix-turn-helix domain-containing protein — its product is MDDLRTRIARTLRREREAAHLSVSELARRAGISKATVSQLESGAGNPSVETLWALGVALGVPFAVLVDQQANAPTLIRADDLAGVPSSAAAYSATLLSASPPGARRDVYLIQAEPGDPRRSDPHHAGTIEHVILIAGQARVGPPDDAVVLNPGDYLTYAGDVAHVFEAVEPGTSAVLISELR
- a CDS encoding MFS transporter, which gives rise to MTRTAPAPAKTSWLPMVSLFLAQVLMSFNVAALPISLGGMVSDFGVPPTVASTTIVMYGLAVAALVMTGAKLGQRVGWVLIFRVVVALFAGSAVMMLLAPTVWWAIAGQAVAGAAAAIIVPSIVALIAENYRGPQQATAIGAIGSARAISGVSAFLIGGTLGTLVGWRPLFILVLAIAVAVFALSFTLRGDRGDAAIRIDLVAALLIGAAIVLLTLGFNNLNSWGALAAAPSAPFSVLGLSPAPVFIVLGIVLGQGFFLWTRKRMAEGKVPLIDLSVLGSSRERAAVYAMFIVVALEACVNFTIPLYIQIVQGRTPFDTSLAMMPFNLTVFITATLVVRFYKRYPPRTIGVFGFILTTAALVWLSVVVTNNWETVPTIAGLIVFGIGQGALVTLVFNVLVTAAPAELAGDVGSLRGTTQNLASAVGTALAGALLVSLLALNVGRAVVEHPELPPSLVSQVDLNEVNFISNDDLRTVLETTDATPEQVDAAVAVNEESRLRTLKLGLLILAAVSALAILPASRLPQYRPHEIPDPSPTGSGE
- the glsA gene encoding glutaminase A; this translates as MLDPTVWLDVPQEVSTGSLPGWERVDELVREAHARYADEASGQVADYIPVLAAVDPELFGLAVIEVGGGIHDAGDALHPFSIQSISKMFVYALAIQEHGHERVREIVGVNNTGLAFNSVVALELNDGHPRNPMVNAGAIATTALMPGATAVEQWERVREGLSAFAGRPLSLDGEVYASEAASNERNRALGWLLRSYGRLAGDPDEIVDVYTRQCALSVTAHDLAVMGATLADGGVNPVTGERVVSADVCRDTLAVVAASGLYERSGDWLFEIGLPAKSGVAGGLVAVSPGKGAVAGFSPRLDEAGNSIRSQMAIGHLSRSLGLNLFASAPARKHAGGAGTSSAGGERS
- a CDS encoding aggregation-promoting factor C-terminal-like domain-containing protein: MLQKTRALRRASDAAAARATVTRTPLIALGAATAALVGITLSVGLASAPAAGAERSDAASAVATQNLGTEPLTRVADQAVMTVSDGTDAVAAAKSLTAEVTKSGLDVSAAAPVDTTALEDDLETLADRSTLPLVLVTVTAEQAEAETERVVTATAELQQAFTAAQEKKAAEDAARAAEEKAAAAAAALASANTPDGARATAQQMMADRYGWGGDQFSCLNSLWNKESGWNYQAYNNDGGATGIPQALPGSKMATAGADWQTNAATQIAWGLKYIADAYGTPCSAWGHSQAMNWY